Proteins encoded together in one Miscanthus floridulus cultivar M001 chromosome 16, ASM1932011v1, whole genome shotgun sequence window:
- the LOC136512586 gene encoding uncharacterized protein — MASVAAAEGAAAALRSVLSRAQQAAAQAGRAPGSVRVVAVSKTKPVPVIRGVYDAGHRCFGENYVQELIDKAPQLPEDIEWHFIGNLQSNKARALLAGVPNLDMVESVDDEKIASRLDRVVADLGRKPLKVLVQVNTSGEESKFGVDPSGCVELAKHVKLNCPNLVFSGLMTIGMLDYSSTPENFMTLANCREEVCKELGIPEGQCELSMGMSADFEQAIEMGSTNVRVGSTIFGAREYPKKN, encoded by the exons ATGGCGTCCGTGGCCGCGGCagagggcgcggcggcggcgctccgctCGGTGCTGTCGCGCGCGCAGCAGGCGGCGGCGCAGGCGGGGCGCGCGCCGGGGTCCGTGCGCGTGGTGGCGGTGAGCAAGACCAAGCCGGTGCCCGTCATCCGGGGCGTCTACGACGCGGGCCACCGCTGCTTCGGCGAGAACTATGTCCAGGAGCTCATCGACAAAGCGCCTCAG CTTCCTGAGGATATTGAGTGGCACTTCATTGGGAATCTGCAAAGCAACAAAGCCAGAGCCCTACTTG CTGGAGTGCCAAACCTTGATATGGTTGAGAGTGTCGATGATGAGAAG ATTGCTAGCCGTCTTGATCGAGTGGTAGCTGACTTGGGGAGAAAACCCCTTAAGGTTTTGGTCCAAGTCAACACTAGTGGAGAAGAAT CGAAATTTGGAGTAGATCCCTCAGGATGTGTCGAACTAGCAAAGCATGTCAAATTGAACTGCCCGAACCTTGTGTTCTCTGGTTTGATGACAATTGGGATGCTTGATTACTCATCGACTCCTGAGAATTTCATG ACACTGGCTAACTGCCGGGAAGAGGTGTGCAAGGAGCTTGGAATACCCGAAGGGCAGTGCGAACTGTCTATGGGcatgtcagctgattttgagcaAGCA ATTGAAATGGGAAGCACAAATGTAAGAGTTGGGTCAACCATATTTGGAGCAAGAGAATACCCAAAGAAGAACTAG
- the LOC136512584 gene encoding anaphase-promoting complex subunit 7-like isoform X2: MEAARESMAALLDAGLFGPAQTLGCFLVSSAGAGNDAGMSMKVESLVQHGDALYGEKEFRRALNAYKQAMQYSRSIPRQATSNARSSVSATGRSPSPNSSNLLSFNENEVKFKIALCHSALCEHREALHEMEGIPSKVRTLKMNMMLGKLYRISRNSRTAAVCYKECLRQCPYVFEAITALAEMGLSAKEFSLLFPQAPNRGGKVLGDFVDAQRWWTRYVEAQCCIASHDYKGGLDIYLELMQRFPNNVHILLEIAKVEAIIGRNDEAIMNFEKARLIDPNIMTYMDEYAILLKSKSDYIKLNKLVHDMLHIDPARPETCVALAAMWERKDERKALTYAEKSLRVDDRHITGYIMKGNLHLSLNRPDLAVTDFRGAQELRADLRSYQGLVRAYLALSKCKEALFTAREAMKVMHQSAKALKLVGDVHAISSSGREKARKFYESAIRLEPGFLGAALALADLHVVEGRNKEAVMLLEKYLRQWADDSLHIKLAQVHAATNMLSDALSHYQSALRINPQNEAAKNGLERLEKQMKGVDPDAPEEDEENEEDDIDDRDEFI, encoded by the exons ATGGAGGCGGCGCGGGAGTCCATGGCGGCGCTCCTCGACGCCGGCCTCTTCGGCCCCGCCCAAACGCTG GGGTGTTTCCTTGTGTCCTCGGCGGGTGCGGGCAACGATGCTGGTATGTCCATGAAGGTGGAAAGCCTG GTCCAGCATGGTGATGCTTTGTATGGAGAGAAAGAATTCCGCAGGGCACTG AACGCGTACAAGCAAGCTATGCAATATAGTAGAAGTATCCCTAGGCAAGCAACAAGTAACGCCAGAAGTTCAGTATCTGCCACAGGCCGGTCACCTTCTCCAAATTCTTCAAATCTCTTATCATTCAATGAAAATGAG gtgaagtttaaGATTGCTCTTTGCCATTCTGCTCTATGTGAGCACCGTGAAGCACTTCATGAG ATGGAAGGTATTCCTTCAAAAGTGAGAACACTGAAAATGAATATGATGTTAGGGAAGCTTTATCGAATATCAAGAAATAGCCGTACAGCTGCTGTCTGTTATAAGGAGTGCTTGAG GCAATGCCCTTATGTTTTCGAAGCTATCACAGCTTTGGCGGAAATGGGGCTTTCAGCAAAGGAATTTTCTTTATTATTTCCACAA GCACCAAATAGAGGAGGCAAGGTGCTGGGTGACTTTGTAGATGCACAACGTTGGTGGACT CGGTATGTTGAGGCGCAGTGTTGCATTGCTTCACATGATTATAAAG GTGGCCTTGACATATATCTAGAACTAATGCAACGGTTCCCCAATAATGTGCATATCTTGCTGGAAATTGCTAAG GTTGAAGCCATCATAGGCAGGAATGATGAAGCAATAATGAACTTTGAGAAG gCCCGGTTGATTGATCCAAACATTATGACATATATGGATGAGTATGCAATTCTTCTAAAGTCAAAATCTGACTACATCAAACTGAATAAGTTGGTACATGATATGCTGCATATTGATCCTGCAAGACCAGAGACATGTGTTGCTCTTGCAGCAATGTGGGAAAGAAAGGATGAAAGAAAAGCTTTGACATATGCAGAAAAG AGCCTCCGAGTTGATGACAGGCATATAACTGGCTATATTATGAAG GGCAATTTGCATCTTTCATTGAATCGACCAGATTTGGCAGTGACAGACTTCAGAGGGGCTCAAGAATTGAGAGCTGATCTTCGTTCTTATCAAG GTTTGGTGCGTGCTTATCTAGCACTTTCTAAATGCAAAGAAGCATTATTCACTGCACGTGAGGCAATGAAGGTTATGCATCAGTCTGCAAAAGCTCTCAAGCTAGTTGGCGATGTTCATGCAATTAGTTCCAGTGGGAGGGAGAAG GCAAGAAAGTTCTATGAATCAGCCATTCGTCTTGAACCTGGATTTCTTGGAGCTGCACTGGCCCTGGCTGATCTGCATGTTGTGGAAGGACGGAATAAGGAGGCTGTTATGCTACTGGAAAAATATCTAAGACAATGGGCAGATGATTCTCTACACATCAAGTTGGCTCAAGTACATGCGGCAACAAATATGCTTTCTGATGCACTTTCCCATTATCAATCTGCACTAAG AATAAACCCACAAAATGAAGCTGCAAAGAATGGATTGGAGCGCTTGGAGAAACAAATGAAG GGAGTGGACCCAGATGCTCCGGAAGAGGATGAAGAGAATGAGGAGGATGATATCGACGATCGGGATGAGTTTATTTGA
- the LOC136512584 gene encoding anaphase-promoting complex subunit 7-like isoform X1, whose protein sequence is MEAARESMAALLDAGLFGPAQTLGCFLVSSAGAGNDAGMSMKVESLVQHGDALYGEKEFRRALNAYKQAMQYSRSIPRQATSNARSSVSATGRSPSPNSSNLLSFNENEVKFKIALCHSALCEHREALHEMEGIPSKVRTLKMNMMLGKLYRISRNSRTAAVCYKECLRQCPYVFEAITALAEMGLSAKEFSLLFPQAPNRGGKVLGDFVDAQRWWTRYVEAQCCIASHDYKGGLDIYLELMQRFPNNVHILLEIAKVEAIIGRNDEAIMNFEKARLIDPNIMTYMDEYAILLKSKSDYIKLNKLVHDMLHIDPARPETCVALAAMWERKDERKALTYAEKSLRVDDRHITGYIMKGNLHLSLNRPDLAVTDFRGAQELRADLRSYQGLVRAYLALSKCKEALFTAREAMKVMHQSAKALKLVGDVHAISSSGREKTSVQDQQQIIQQRIVLRQARKFYESAIRLEPGFLGAALALADLHVVEGRNKEAVMLLEKYLRQWADDSLHIKLAQVHAATNMLSDALSHYQSALRINPQNEAAKNGLERLEKQMKGVDPDAPEEDEENEEDDIDDRDEFI, encoded by the exons ATGGAGGCGGCGCGGGAGTCCATGGCGGCGCTCCTCGACGCCGGCCTCTTCGGCCCCGCCCAAACGCTG GGGTGTTTCCTTGTGTCCTCGGCGGGTGCGGGCAACGATGCTGGTATGTCCATGAAGGTGGAAAGCCTG GTCCAGCATGGTGATGCTTTGTATGGAGAGAAAGAATTCCGCAGGGCACTG AACGCGTACAAGCAAGCTATGCAATATAGTAGAAGTATCCCTAGGCAAGCAACAAGTAACGCCAGAAGTTCAGTATCTGCCACAGGCCGGTCACCTTCTCCAAATTCTTCAAATCTCTTATCATTCAATGAAAATGAG gtgaagtttaaGATTGCTCTTTGCCATTCTGCTCTATGTGAGCACCGTGAAGCACTTCATGAG ATGGAAGGTATTCCTTCAAAAGTGAGAACACTGAAAATGAATATGATGTTAGGGAAGCTTTATCGAATATCAAGAAATAGCCGTACAGCTGCTGTCTGTTATAAGGAGTGCTTGAG GCAATGCCCTTATGTTTTCGAAGCTATCACAGCTTTGGCGGAAATGGGGCTTTCAGCAAAGGAATTTTCTTTATTATTTCCACAA GCACCAAATAGAGGAGGCAAGGTGCTGGGTGACTTTGTAGATGCACAACGTTGGTGGACT CGGTATGTTGAGGCGCAGTGTTGCATTGCTTCACATGATTATAAAG GTGGCCTTGACATATATCTAGAACTAATGCAACGGTTCCCCAATAATGTGCATATCTTGCTGGAAATTGCTAAG GTTGAAGCCATCATAGGCAGGAATGATGAAGCAATAATGAACTTTGAGAAG gCCCGGTTGATTGATCCAAACATTATGACATATATGGATGAGTATGCAATTCTTCTAAAGTCAAAATCTGACTACATCAAACTGAATAAGTTGGTACATGATATGCTGCATATTGATCCTGCAAGACCAGAGACATGTGTTGCTCTTGCAGCAATGTGGGAAAGAAAGGATGAAAGAAAAGCTTTGACATATGCAGAAAAG AGCCTCCGAGTTGATGACAGGCATATAACTGGCTATATTATGAAG GGCAATTTGCATCTTTCATTGAATCGACCAGATTTGGCAGTGACAGACTTCAGAGGGGCTCAAGAATTGAGAGCTGATCTTCGTTCTTATCAAG GTTTGGTGCGTGCTTATCTAGCACTTTCTAAATGCAAAGAAGCATTATTCACTGCACGTGAGGCAATGAAGGTTATGCATCAGTCTGCAAAAGCTCTCAAGCTAGTTGGCGATGTTCATGCAATTAGTTCCAGTGGGAGGGAGAAG ACTTCTGTGCAAGACCAGCAGCAGATTATTCAACAAAGGATCGTCTTAAGACAA GCAAGAAAGTTCTATGAATCAGCCATTCGTCTTGAACCTGGATTTCTTGGAGCTGCACTGGCCCTGGCTGATCTGCATGTTGTGGAAGGACGGAATAAGGAGGCTGTTATGCTACTGGAAAAATATCTAAGACAATGGGCAGATGATTCTCTACACATCAAGTTGGCTCAAGTACATGCGGCAACAAATATGCTTTCTGATGCACTTTCCCATTATCAATCTGCACTAAG AATAAACCCACAAAATGAAGCTGCAAAGAATGGATTGGAGCGCTTGGAGAAACAAATGAAG GGAGTGGACCCAGATGCTCCGGAAGAGGATGAAGAGAATGAGGAGGATGATATCGACGATCGGGATGAGTTTATTTGA
- the LOC136513477 gene encoding uncharacterized protein — protein sequence MADDDAQAAAALAAAIVAALPPPNPGPSLASALATINVKTHIPFALELDPPNYSTWRELFLTLAGKFGVLSHIDGTPAPEAPDATWLAIDCSIRSLIYSSSSPRVMCLIMESGASAHTIWTKAANLFLDNKASRAMTLEAKFRSLSQGDLPVLEYAQRLKDLADGLADLDQLVSDPTLLLALLRGVNEPLRGMASILKTKTPLPSFLEAQSLLALEESELPASTSATAFTASNGVLVTPRASASAPTAAFAAPPVPTASRPSSRPWGRGKGKGRGNNNSWRAPRPWANPWSGSFQMWPMPGQGILGARPGSGMFQHQLRPPPAQAHVAAATRPGYPYGVYNYGAYGTPSAAVPVDPTASWNQAALANAFNTMTL from the coding sequence ATGGCAGATGACGATGCCCAGGCTGCTGCCGCCTTGGCTGCAGCAATCGTCGCTGCTCTCCCTCCTCCCAACCCCGGCCCGAGCTTGGCTTCGGCTCTCGCCACGATCAATGTCAAAACTCATATCCCCTTCGCCCTCGAACTCGATCCACCCAATTATTCCACCTGGCGTGAATTATTCCTCACTCTCGCCGGAAAATTTGGTGTGCTATCTCACATCGATGGCACCCCGGCACCCGAAGCTCCCGATGCTACATGGTTGGCGATTGATTGCTCAATCCGCTCTCTCATCTACTCGTCGTCGTCCCCCCGCGTGATGTGCCTCATCATGGAGAGCGGCGCCTCTGCCCACACCATATGGAccaaggcggccaacctcttccTCGACAACAAAGCATCTCGCGCCATGACTCTTGAAGCCAAGTTCCGCTCTCTGTCCCAGGGCGATTTGCCGGTACTTGAATATGCTCAACGGCTCAAAGACCTCGCTGATGGGCTCGCTGATTTggatcaactggtcagcgatcCTACCCTATTGCTCGCCCTCCTCCGCGGCGTCAACGAGCCCCTCCGCGGCATGGCCTCCATATTGAAGACGAAGACTCCGCTGCCCTCGTTCCTTGAGGCCCAGTCGCTCCTTGCTCTGGAGGAGTCCGAGCTCCCGGCGTCCACCTCGGCTACTGCCTTCACTGCGTCCAACGGTGTCCTCGTGACTCCTCGTGCTTCTGCGTCAGCACCTACTGCTGCTTTCGCTGCACCACCTGTGCCAACGGCATCTCGTCCCTCGTCTCGCCCTTGGGGGCGCGGCAAGGGGAAGGGCAGGGGCAACAACAACAGCTGGCGTGCTCCTCGTCCATGGGCCAACCCGTGGAGTGGCTCCTTCCAAATGTGGCCTATGCCTGGCCAGGGAATCTTGGGCGCTCGCCCGGGCTCTGGGATGTTTCAGCACCAACTCCGTCCTCCGCCGGCCCAGGCACATGTTGCTGCTGCTACCCGGCCAGGCTACCCCTATGGCGTCTACAATTACGGCGCCTACGGCACTCCTTCGGCTGCTGTTCCTGTTGATCCAACGGCGTCCTGGAACCAGGCTGCCTTGGCCAACGCCTTCAACACTATGACCCTGTAG
- the LOC136512585 gene encoding uncharacterized mitochondrial protein AtMg00810-like yields MTTVRTLIAVAAASSWTISQMDVKNAFLHGDLNEEVYMQPPPGVSAPPGYVCRLRRALYGLKQAPRAWFERFVSVIRAVGFSPSDYDPALFIHLSSRGRTLLLLYVDDILITGDDADHISYVKQQLGAQFQMSDLGPLSYFLGIEVKQSAKGCYLSQSKYIQDLITRSGITDHRTAATPMDLHLQLRPTDGTPLKDPSRYRHIVGSLVYLTVTRPDIAHAVHILSQFVSAPTTVHFGHLLRVLRYLRGTSSRSLFYARDSPLQLHAYSDSTWASDPTDRCSITGYCILLGSSPIAWKSKKQAVVSRSSAEAELRALATTTAEIVWLRWLLTDFGISCDAATPLLCDNTGAIQIANDPVKHELTKHIGVDAFFTRSHCNQHTIALQYVPSELQLADFFTKAQTREQHRLHLLKLNASDPPFPP; encoded by the coding sequence ATGACTACTGTTCGTACTTTAATTGCAGtggctgctgcttcttcttggacaatctctcagatggatgttaaaaatgcctttcttcatggtgatTTAAATGAAGAAGTTTACATGCAACCACCTCCAGGTGTTAGTGCCCCTCCAGGTTATGTTTGTCGTCTTCGTCGCGCTTTATATGGTCTTAAACAGGCTCCTCGTGCTTGGTTTGAGCGCTTTGTCTCTGTCATTCGGGCTGTTGGTTTTTCACCTAGTGATTATGACCCTGCCTTATTTATCCACCTCTCCTCACGTGGACGTACTTTGCTTcttttatatgttgatgatatattgattacgGGTGACGATGCAGACCACATTTCTTATGTCAAGCAGCAACTTGGTGCACAATTTCAAATGTCGGATTTAGGTCCTCTCAGTTATTTCCTAGGCATTGAGGTCAAACAGTCTGCAAAGGGTTGCTATCTTTCTCAGTCCAAGTACATACAAGACCTTATTACTCGTTCAGGCATCACTGACCATCGGACAGCTGCGACACCTATGGATCTTCATTTGCAGCTTCGTCCCACTGATGGTACTCCTCTTAAGGATCCATCTCGATATCGGCATATTGTGGGCAGCCTTGTTTATCTCACTGTTACTCGACCTGATATTGCCCATGCCGTCCATATTTTGAGTCAGTTTGTGAGTGCTCCTACGACCGTTCATTTTGGCCATTTACTTCGTGTCTTGCGGTACTTGAGGGGGACATCATCTCGCAGCTTATTCTATGCCCGTGACAGTCCGCTTCAGCTTCATGCTTACTCGGACTCCACTTGGGCGAGTGACCCAACAGATCGTTGCTCTATCACAGGGTACTGTATTCTTCTTGGATCCTCTCCTATTGCATGGAAGTCCAAGAAACAAGCTGTTGTATCTCGTTCTAGTGCAGAGGCAGAACTTCGAGCACTTGCCACCACTACTGCAGAAATCGTATGGCTTCGATGGTTGTTGACTGATTTCGGAATTTCTTGTGATGCTGCCACACCTCTTCTATGCGATAATACAGGAGCTATACAGATTGCCAATGATCCTGTGAAGCATGAACTTACCAAGCATATTGGCGTCGATGCTTTCTTCACTCGCTCTCATTGTAATCAGCATACCATTGCTCTTCAATATGTGCCATCCGAGCTGCAATTAGCTGACTTCTTCACTAAAGCGCAAACTAGAGAGCAACATCGGCTTCATTTGCTCAAACTCAATGCTTCAGATCCTCCATTTCCACCTTGA